The following are from one region of the Ruficoccus sp. ZRK36 genome:
- the xylA gene encoding xylose isomerase: protein MPEYFDVPVIPFEGPGTENPLAFRHYNADEVVGDKTMREHLRFACAYWHTMRNPLSDPFGVGTAQMPWDDGSQTLANAKKRVKVFFEFLHKCGIDYYCFHDRDIAPEGKTLAQSNRNLDSVVAEFKRQQDRTGKKLLWGTACLFTHPRYNQGAATSPYLDVFTYAAAQVKKAMEVTHELGGEGFTFWGGREGYSTLWNTDMKRELDHLAAFLHMAVDHARRIGFKGQFYIEPKPQEPTTHQYDSDVAACLNFLREYDLLDHFKLNIETNHATLAGHSMLHELLVAATAGALGSIDANSGTPHCGWDTDQFPTDIYLGTQIMLVVLKMGGFTTGGLNFDAKRRRESFEPVDLFHAHIGGMDTLARGLKIAHRIIEDHRICDLISERYSSWESALGHRIETGKLTLVELEKIALRKKEPITPSGRQEMLENMVNDYM, encoded by the coding sequence ATGCCTGAATACTTTGACGTCCCTGTCATTCCCTTCGAAGGCCCCGGTACTGAAAACCCGCTGGCCTTCCGTCACTACAATGCCGATGAAGTCGTCGGCGATAAGACGATGCGTGAGCATCTGCGTTTCGCGTGTGCGTACTGGCATACGATGCGAAATCCCCTCAGTGACCCTTTCGGCGTGGGCACGGCACAGATGCCCTGGGATGATGGCTCGCAGACGCTGGCAAACGCCAAGAAGCGGGTAAAAGTCTTTTTCGAATTTCTGCATAAGTGCGGGATCGACTACTACTGCTTCCACGACCGCGACATCGCGCCCGAGGGTAAGACCCTGGCTCAGAGCAACCGCAACCTGGACTCCGTGGTGGCGGAGTTCAAGCGGCAGCAGGACCGCACGGGTAAGAAGCTACTCTGGGGCACGGCCTGCCTGTTTACGCATCCGCGCTATAATCAGGGGGCGGCGACCTCGCCGTATCTGGATGTCTTCACCTACGCGGCTGCTCAGGTGAAAAAAGCCATGGAGGTCACGCATGAACTCGGTGGCGAGGGGTTCACATTTTGGGGAGGGCGTGAAGGCTACTCCACGCTCTGGAACACAGATATGAAGCGCGAGCTGGACCACCTGGCGGCATTCCTGCACATGGCCGTCGATCACGCCCGGCGCATCGGCTTCAAGGGGCAGTTCTACATCGAGCCCAAGCCACAGGAGCCGACGACGCATCAGTACGACTCCGATGTGGCCGCGTGTTTAAACTTCCTGCGTGAGTATGATCTGCTCGACCACTTCAAGCTCAACATCGAGACCAACCACGCCACGCTGGCCGGGCACAGTATGCTGCATGAGCTGCTGGTCGCCGCTACGGCGGGCGCTCTCGGGTCGATCGACGCCAACTCTGGCACGCCGCACTGCGGGTGGGATACGGACCAGTTCCCGACGGACATTTACCTGGGTACGCAGATCATGCTCGTCGTACTGAAGATGGGGGGATTCACCACCGGGGGGCTGAACTTTGACGCTAAGCGCCGCCGCGAGTCCTTTGAGCCCGTCGATCTTTTCCATGCCCATATCGGCGGTATGGATACGCTGGCTCGCGGGCTGAAGATCGCTCACCGCATCATCGAGGACCATCGCATCTGCGACTTGATTTCAGAGCGATACTCCAGCTGGGAGAGCGCGCTGGGGCACCGGATCGAGACGGGTAAGCTGACCTTGGTCGAGCTGGAGAAAATCGCTCTCCGTAAGAAAGAGCCGATCACCCCCTCGGGAAGGCAGGAGATGCTCGAAAATATGGTCAACGACTATATGTAG